From one Leptidea sinapis chromosome 22, ilLepSina1.1, whole genome shotgun sequence genomic stretch:
- the LOC126970936 gene encoding facilitated trehalose transporter Tret1-like translates to MTKIRQFQVTLACTLGNFLMGLLFVWPSYTLNLYTSKNTTLLSKPMTEIEGSLLGSLPALGALFGTVFSGIIINGFGRKIGGIAIAMPYIVSWLMIDMSSSSTVVLIARFLGGISCGACLVHAPIFISEVADESVRGFLASATTFSYCFGVLISYIFGWVLTFRYIVWMNILFCILYVALLLSIMESPVFLLKKRGPEAARESIAYYKGLSSSSNEVTDALARLKQEIIPAVELINICGKIVSCNITEY, encoded by the exons ATGACGAAGATCAGGCAGTTTCAAGTTACTCTGGCGT gcACTCTAGGAAACTTCTTAATGGGTCTTCTATTCGTATGGCCTTCATATACCCTTAATCTGTACACGTCAAAGAATACAACACTACTATCAAAACCCATGACTGAAATTGAAGGTTCATTGTTAGGGTCGCTGCCAGCTTTAGGAGCGTTGTTTGGTACTGTGTTCAGCGGAATTATTATCAATGGTTTTGGGAGAAAAATAGGAGGTATAGCAATTGCCATGCCATACATT GTATCATGGCTAATGATAGATATGAGCTCGTCATCCACTGTCGTGCTGATAGCGAGGTTCCTCGGTGGAATTTCGTGCGGTGCTTGTCTTGTTCATGCTCCTATCTTCATTTCTGAAGTTGCTGATGAATCAGTGCGTGGATTCTTAGCGAGCG CTACCACCTTCTCCTACTGTTTTGGAGTGCTGATATCATACATTTTCGGATGGGTACTCACATTCAGATATATTGTGTGGATGAACattctattttgtattttatacgtGGCCTTATTACTGTCAATCATGGAGAGTCCTGTGTTCTTGTTGAAGAAACGAGGACCAGAG GCAGCTCGTGAATCAATCGCCTATTACAAAGGCTTGTCTTCCAGTTCAAACGAAGTCACAGATGCACTGGCGAGGCTTAAACAAGAAATAATTCCTGCTGTGGAACTTATTAATATATGTGGTAAGATTGTAAGTTGTAACATTAcggaatattaa